The Nitrospira sp. genome has a window encoding:
- a CDS encoding PilZ domain-containing protein, whose amino-acid sequence MRRQVACPQCREGGAICVLPQSPSEFIAALIWMAPFECQHCLHRFLARRMGMGSSHSRERREHLRIPVKLCLSFSGGKVKGEGIVMDLSLSGCVIKSETRVHVDDIFYLEIIIVQNEPPIEVAAMVRSVSARGIAFKFLRKAQENKRLLTFIQSRSGSISSPLPKAVEPTIAG is encoded by the coding sequence ATGCGCCGCCAGGTAGCCTGTCCACAATGCCGAGAGGGTGGGGCGATTTGTGTACTGCCACAATCACCGAGCGAGTTTATTGCCGCCCTGATCTGGATGGCGCCGTTCGAGTGTCAACACTGCCTTCATCGGTTTTTGGCTCGGCGTATGGGCATGGGGAGCTCCCACTCGCGAGAACGTCGCGAACATCTCCGTATCCCCGTCAAGCTCTGTCTCTCGTTTTCGGGCGGAAAGGTCAAGGGTGAGGGTATCGTGATGGATCTGTCTCTAAGCGGCTGCGTGATCAAGAGCGAGACCCGCGTGCATGTTGACGACATTTTCTATTTGGAGATCATCATCGTTCAAAACGAGCCTCCCATTGAGGTCGCCGCGATGGTTCGGTCGGTCAGTGCACGCGGGATTGCATTCAAGTTCCTGCGTAAGGCTCAAGAGAACAAGCGGCTGCTGACATTTATCCAGTCACGCTCAGGATCCATCTCTTCTCCGCTTCCCAAAGCCGTCGAACCGACGATTGCCGGCTAG
- a CDS encoding LemA family protein, whose product MERRWWTTAAIALGMISAVSVSGCGYNDLQGLDEDTKAAWSEVINQYQRRADLIPNLVATVKGYAAHEKETLEGVVNARAKATGIQVTPEVLKDPAAFEAFQTAQAGLTSALGRLIAIAENYPNLKADQNFRDLQSQLEGTENRITVARKRYIDQVAEYNKMVRYFPTNLTAKFLLNLAERPNFTVADESAVAKPPEVKF is encoded by the coding sequence ATGGAGCGTAGGTGGTGGACAACAGCGGCAATTGCCCTAGGAATGATCAGCGCGGTATCGGTGTCAGGTTGCGGCTATAACGATCTGCAAGGATTAGACGAGGATACCAAGGCGGCGTGGAGTGAGGTGATCAACCAGTACCAGCGTCGCGCGGATCTTATCCCCAATCTTGTCGCGACCGTCAAAGGGTACGCAGCGCATGAAAAAGAGACCCTTGAAGGAGTCGTGAACGCCCGAGCCAAAGCCACGGGTATTCAAGTGACGCCAGAGGTGCTGAAAGATCCTGCGGCGTTCGAGGCCTTTCAAACGGCCCAAGCCGGTCTGACCTCGGCGTTGGGGCGATTGATCGCGATCGCCGAAAATTACCCGAACCTTAAGGCTGATCAAAACTTCAGAGATCTTCAAAGTCAGCTCGAGGGAACGGAGAATCGGATTACGGTGGCTCGGAAGCGATATATCGATCAGGTCGCGGAGTACAACAAGATGGTCCGATATTTTCCAACTAACCTCACCGCCAAATTCTTGCTGAATTTGGCCGAACGGCCAAACTTTACGGTGGCCGATGAGAGTGCAGTAGCCAAGCCGCCGGAAGTGAAGTTTTGA
- a CDS encoding TPM domain-containing protein → MAGTTFLSTLPAAALDVPQLTGRVVDLAHILPKSTVESLTARLAAHEAQSSNQAAVLIVPSLQGDPIEEFSHRVATTWKLGQKGTDNGVLLLVAIKERKVRIEVGYGLEGVLTDARSAQIIRNEIVPRFRAGDIPGGVAEGLNAIVKTIEGTYQASDRTAPQLENDVLGQVVAAVMAGLVVGLIFTNVHKFVGPVAGAGISTVLAPWLVPALVASGVTFLLLLAIGVSGAGGRTTRSRGMDDWIWYSSRGGGWGGGSFGGGGGFGGGGGDFGGGGASGNW, encoded by the coding sequence CTGGCAGGCACGACGTTCTTATCCACACTCCCTGCCGCTGCGCTCGACGTACCTCAGTTGACTGGGCGGGTGGTCGATCTTGCCCACATCCTACCGAAGTCCACGGTGGAGTCCTTGACGGCTCGACTGGCCGCGCATGAGGCGCAATCGAGCAACCAAGCGGCCGTTCTAATCGTTCCTTCGCTTCAAGGTGATCCGATCGAAGAATTTTCCCACCGTGTGGCCACGACCTGGAAACTCGGTCAGAAAGGCACGGACAACGGCGTGCTCTTGTTGGTGGCTATCAAAGAACGCAAAGTTCGAATCGAAGTCGGCTATGGTCTCGAAGGAGTATTGACCGATGCTCGGTCGGCACAAATCATCAGAAATGAAATTGTCCCTCGCTTCCGTGCGGGTGATATTCCGGGCGGAGTGGCGGAGGGGCTCAATGCCATTGTGAAGACCATTGAAGGGACCTACCAAGCCTCCGATCGCACGGCACCTCAGCTCGAGAACGACGTTTTGGGGCAGGTCGTGGCGGCCGTCATGGCCGGACTCGTCGTTGGACTCATCTTCACGAACGTTCATAAATTCGTCGGACCGGTGGCCGGGGCAGGGATCTCGACAGTGCTGGCTCCCTGGCTCGTACCGGCGCTTGTTGCAAGTGGTGTGACCTTTCTTCTGCTGTTGGCCATCGGTGTATCGGGTGCAGGAGGAAGGACAACGCGGTCCCGAGGGATGGATGATTGGATTTGGTACAGTAGCCGGGGCGGTGGGTGGGGAGGAGGATCATTCGGAGGCGGTGGAGGATTCGGCGGTGGAGGAGGCGATTTTGGGGGAGGGGGTGCGAGTGGAAACTGGTGA
- a CDS encoding TPM domain-containing protein: protein METGERLQLTAEERDQVSHAVHVAEQGTNAEIVPMIVSRSGFYRDAQHRAGLLFALSTLTILLSTEIAWLPWAWHASNAAWLVLATILAYGVGAWFGTRASVIRRLTSTHRMRHKVQLRAERAFIKHTVGQTREGTGVLIMVSLLEHQIYVLADQPLFQRVPVERWSSVVEAAVNRLKTGDIVGGLCQGILACGVLLAEVCPGRPGDNPNELSNELVHEP from the coding sequence GTGGAAACTGGTGAGAGACTGCAACTCACGGCTGAGGAGCGTGATCAGGTCAGCCACGCCGTGCACGTGGCGGAACAAGGTACCAATGCCGAGATTGTTCCTATGATTGTGAGCCGATCTGGGTTCTATCGGGATGCACAGCATCGAGCCGGATTGCTCTTCGCGTTATCGACGCTTACGATCCTGCTCTCCACTGAAATAGCGTGGCTTCCCTGGGCATGGCATGCTTCCAATGCGGCCTGGCTGGTCCTGGCGACCATCCTGGCCTACGGCGTGGGGGCATGGTTCGGGACGCGGGCCTCGGTCATCCGCCGGCTCACATCGACGCATAGGATGCGACACAAAGTACAGCTTCGAGCTGAACGGGCGTTCATCAAACATACGGTCGGGCAGACTCGTGAGGGGACCGGCGTGTTGATCATGGTGTCGCTGCTAGAACACCAGATTTATGTGTTGGCGGATCAACCCTTGTTTCAACGAGTTCCGGTCGAACGGTGGTCATCAGTCGTCGAGGCTGCTGTCAACCGATTGAAAACAGGCGATATTGTCGGAGGGTTATGCCAGGGTATTCTGGCATGTGGCGTGCTGCTTGCTGAAGTCTGCCCTGGTCGTCCAGGTGACAATCCCAATGAATTGTCGAATGAATTAGTCCACGAGCCGTAG